One Dioscorea cayenensis subsp. rotundata cultivar TDr96_F1 chromosome 15, TDr96_F1_v2_PseudoChromosome.rev07_lg8_w22 25.fasta, whole genome shotgun sequence genomic region harbors:
- the LOC120277697 gene encoding uncharacterized protein LOC120277697 produces MTQPNPVNLKRGRKTKLRRRELGEETSFNKGKVTRKGLKIKCSICGVIGHNRRFNGSQDKQQTEEPASTSEATEQVNEDTSNDPMADIDRSVLQDHFQQVIDASQLVHDMNISSTTAQLKETRENIMPRGVKKKTTNIEEQHERKEKGKNNIPCSKEHKIQRTPVTRSHVKEKPSDGMEKGGVVGVKKRKQWIPPGAA; encoded by the exons ATGACTCAACCTAATCCTGTGAACTTGAAAAGGGGGAGGAAGACAAAGCTCAGAAGGAGAGAATTAGGAGAAGAGACTAGTTTCAACAAGGGGAAAGTTACCAGGAAGGGTTTGAAGATCAAATGTAGTATCTGTGGTGTCATAGGCCacaatagaaggtttaatgggTCACAg GATAAGCAACAAACTGAAGAGCCAGCAAGTACTTCTGAAGCAACAGAACAAGTTAATGAG GATACCAGCAATGATCCCATGGCAGATATTGATCGAAGTGTTCTACAAGACCATTTCCAGCAA GTCATCGATGCATCTCAACTTGTGCATGATATGAACATCTCATCAACTACTGCTCAATTAAAGGAGACAAGGGAAAACATTATGCCAAGAGGggtgaagaaaaaaacaactaatATAGAAGAGCAACATGAACGAAAAGAAAAGGGCAAAAATAATATACCATGCAGCAAGGAGCACAAAATACAAAGGACACCTGTTACAAGGTCACATGTCAAGGAGAAACCATCAGATGGCATGGAGAAAGGTGGGGTTGTAGGAGTAAAAAAGAGGAAACAGTGGATTCCTCCAGGAGCTGCATAA